Proteins from a genomic interval of Anas platyrhynchos isolate ZD024472 breed Pekin duck chromosome 4, IASCAAS_PekinDuck_T2T, whole genome shotgun sequence:
- the YTHDC1 gene encoding YTH domain-containing protein 1 isoform X3 — protein sequence MAADSREEKDGELNVLDDILTDAPDQDDELYNPDSEQDKSEKKGSKRKSDRMESAENKRQKPSLHSSRQMMPKPPSSSVSNNKRIVSTKGKPISEYKNEEYQRSDRNKRPDGDRKTRMSSSSRDPYKGQPEKTCMRKRDLDRRAKSSTPDGSERIRHDVDRRPSRSSHSSKEEVNSEEYCSDHETGSSGSSEQGNTENEGMEEEEDDEGEEDEEVEEDGEEDEEEYEQDERDQKEGNDYDTRSEASDSDSESASFTDGSVRSASGSDASDEKKKERKRARGISPIVFDRSGSSASESYAGSEKKHEKLSSSVRAVQKDQTSKLKYILQDARFFLIKSNNHENVSLAKAKGVWSTLPVNEKKLNAAFRSARSVILIFSVRESGKFQGFARLSSESHHGGSPIHWVLPAGMNAKMLGGVFKIDWICRRELPFTKSAHLTNPWNEHKPVKIGRDGQEIEPECGTQLCLLFPPDESIDLYQVIHKMRHKRRMHSQPRSRGRPSRRDPVRDVGRRRPEDYDIHNSRKKPRIDYPPEFHQRPGYIKDPRYPEVDRRFSGVRRDVFLNGSYNDYVREFHNMGPPPPWQGMPPYPGMEQPPHHPYYQHHAPPPQAHPPYSGHHPVPHEARYRDKRVHDYDMRVDDFLRRTQAVVSGRRSRPRERDRERERDRPRDNRRDRERDRGRDRERERERICDRDRDRGERGRYRR from the exons aTGGCGGCGGACAGCCGGGAGGAGAAAG ATGGTGAATTGAATGTCCTGGATGACATTTTGACTGATGCTCCTGACCAAGATGATGAGTTATATAACCCTGATAGTGAGCAAgacaaaagtgaaaaaaagg gatcaaaaagaaaaagcgaCAGGATGGAAAGCGCTGAAAACAAGAGACAGAAACCTTCTCTGCATTCGTCAAGGCAGATGATGCCAAAGCCTCCTAGTTCATCAGTTAGCAATAACAAGAGAATAGTGAGTACGAAAGGAAAGCCAATATCAGAATACAAGAATGAGGAGTATCAGAGGTCTGACAGAAACAAGCGTCCAGATGGTGATCGAAAGACACGCATGTCAAGCAGCTCCAGGGATCCTTATAAAGGACAGCCAGAAAAGACTTGCATGAGGAAGAGGGATCTTGACAGAAGGGCAAAGTCTTCCACACCAGATGGTTCAGAG AGAATCAGACATGATGTGGATAGAAGACCAAGCAGATCCAGCCATTCTTCTAAAGAAGAGGTGAACTCTGAGGAATATTGTTCAGATCATGAGACTGGCAGTAGTGGCTCCTCTGAACAAGGCAATACAGAAAATGAGGgaatggaagaagaagaagatgatgaaggggaggaggatgaagaggtGGAAGAAGATGGGGAAGAGGATGAAGAAGAGTATGAACAGGATGAGAGAGAtcagaaggaaggaaatgacTATGACACACGGAGTGAAGCCAGTGATTCTGATTCTGAATCTGCCTCGTTCACAGATGGATCAGTCAGATCTGCATCTGGTTCAGATGCGTCAG atgagaaaaagaaggaaaggaagagagcaaGAGGTATCTCTCCAATTGTTTTTGATAGAAGTGGAAGTTCTGCATCAGAATCCTATGcag GTTCAGAAAAGAAGCATGAGAAATTATCATCTTCCGTTCGTGCTGTCCAAAAAG ACCAAACAAGTAAACTCAAATACATTCTCCAGGATGCAAGATTCTTTCTCATCAAGAGTAATAACCATGAAAATGTATCGCTTGCTAAAGCAAAG ggaGTATGGTCAACACTTCCAGTGAATGAAAAGAAGCTTAATGCTGCATTTAGATCAGCGAGGAGtgttattttgatattttctgtAAGAGAGAGTGGCAAATTCCAAG GATTTGCAAGACTTTCTTCAGAATCCCATCATGGAGGATCACCTATACACtgggtgctgcctgcaggaatGAATGCAAAAATGTTGGGAGGTGTCTTTAAAATTGACTGGATTTGTAG GCGTGAATTGCCGTTCACTAAGTCTGCTCACCTGACCAATCCTTGGAACGAACATAAGCCAGTAAAGATTGGACGCGATGgacag GAGATTGAGCCGGAATGTGGAACCCAGCTTTgccttctgttccctcctgatGAAAGTATTGACTTGTATCAAGTCATTCATAAAATGAGGCACAAGAGAAGAATGCACTCACAGCCCCGATCAAGAGGACGCCCATCCCGTCGTGACCCCGTTCGGGACGTGGGAAG GCGTCGACCAGAAGATTATGATATTCataacagcagaaagaaaccaAGGATTGACTATCCCCCTGAGTTTCACCAAAGACCAG GGTATATAAAGGATCCCAGGTATCCTGAAGTAGACAG ACGATTTTCAGGAGTTCGACGGGATGTGTTTTTAAATGGG TCCTACAATGATTACGTGAGAGAATTCCACAACATGGGACCACCACCACCGTGGCAAGGAATG CCACCGTATCCAGGCATGGAGCAGCCACCACACCACCCTTATTATCAGCACCATGCACCTCCACCTCAAGCTCACCCGCCATACTCAGGACATCATCCTGTACCACACGAAGCAAGATACAGAGACAAACGAGTA CACGACTATGACATGAGAGTGGACGACTTTCTCCGCCGCACACAAGCAGTTGTCAGCGGTCGGAGAAGCAGGCCTCGGGAGAGGGACCGAGAGCGGGAACGGGACCGTCCTAGAgataacagaagagacagagaACGGGACAGAGGCCGCGATcgggaaagggagagagagaggatttGTGACCGGGACAGAGACAGAGGTGAAAGAGGTAGATACCGAAGATAA
- the YTHDC1 gene encoding YTH domain-containing protein 1 isoform X1, translating to MAADSREEKGELNLFMEGSNTPRSQHKMSCRRAQLGVSVVKWTHVDLPPSAVMNYGELNVLDDILTDAPDQDDELYNPDSEQDKSEKKGSKRKSDRMESAENKRQKPSLHSSRQMMPKPPSSSVSNNKRIVSTKGKPISEYKNEEYQRSDRNKRPDGDRKTRMSSSSRDPYKGQPEKTCMRKRDLDRRAKSSTPDGSERIRHDVDRRPSRSSHSSKEEVNSEEYCSDHETGSSGSSEQGNTENEGMEEEEDDEGEEDEEVEEDGEEDEEEYEQDERDQKEGNDYDTRSEASDSDSESASFTDGSVRSASGSDASDEKKKERKRARGISPIVFDRSGSSASESYAGSEKKHEKLSSSVRAVQKDQTSKLKYILQDARFFLIKSNNHENVSLAKAKGVWSTLPVNEKKLNAAFRSARSVILIFSVRESGKFQGFARLSSESHHGGSPIHWVLPAGMNAKMLGGVFKIDWICRRELPFTKSAHLTNPWNEHKPVKIGRDGQEIEPECGTQLCLLFPPDESIDLYQVIHKMRHKRRMHSQPRSRGRPSRRDPVRDVGRRRPEDYDIHNSRKKPRIDYPPEFHQRPGYIKDPRYPEVDRRFSGVRRDVFLNGSYNDYVREFHNMGPPPPWQGMPPYPGMEQPPHHPYYQHHAPPPQAHPPYSGHHPVPHEARYRDKRVHDYDMRVDDFLRRTQAVVSGRRSRPRERDRERERDRPRDNRRDRERDRGRDRERERERICDRDRDRGERGRYRR from the exons aTGGCGGCGGACAGCCGGGAGGAGAAAG GTGAGTTAAATTTGTTCATGGAGGGATCCAACACACCCCGGAGTCAACATAAGATGAGTTGCAGGAGAGCCCAGTTGGGAGTGTCTGTAGTGAAATGGACCCATGTGGACCTTCCCCCTTCAGCAGTGATGAACT ATGGTGAATTGAATGTCCTGGATGACATTTTGACTGATGCTCCTGACCAAGATGATGAGTTATATAACCCTGATAGTGAGCAAgacaaaagtgaaaaaaagg gatcaaaaagaaaaagcgaCAGGATGGAAAGCGCTGAAAACAAGAGACAGAAACCTTCTCTGCATTCGTCAAGGCAGATGATGCCAAAGCCTCCTAGTTCATCAGTTAGCAATAACAAGAGAATAGTGAGTACGAAAGGAAAGCCAATATCAGAATACAAGAATGAGGAGTATCAGAGGTCTGACAGAAACAAGCGTCCAGATGGTGATCGAAAGACACGCATGTCAAGCAGCTCCAGGGATCCTTATAAAGGACAGCCAGAAAAGACTTGCATGAGGAAGAGGGATCTTGACAGAAGGGCAAAGTCTTCCACACCAGATGGTTCAGAG AGAATCAGACATGATGTGGATAGAAGACCAAGCAGATCCAGCCATTCTTCTAAAGAAGAGGTGAACTCTGAGGAATATTGTTCAGATCATGAGACTGGCAGTAGTGGCTCCTCTGAACAAGGCAATACAGAAAATGAGGgaatggaagaagaagaagatgatgaaggggaggaggatgaagaggtGGAAGAAGATGGGGAAGAGGATGAAGAAGAGTATGAACAGGATGAGAGAGAtcagaaggaaggaaatgacTATGACACACGGAGTGAAGCCAGTGATTCTGATTCTGAATCTGCCTCGTTCACAGATGGATCAGTCAGATCTGCATCTGGTTCAGATGCGTCAG atgagaaaaagaaggaaaggaagagagcaaGAGGTATCTCTCCAATTGTTTTTGATAGAAGTGGAAGTTCTGCATCAGAATCCTATGcag GTTCAGAAAAGAAGCATGAGAAATTATCATCTTCCGTTCGTGCTGTCCAAAAAG ACCAAACAAGTAAACTCAAATACATTCTCCAGGATGCAAGATTCTTTCTCATCAAGAGTAATAACCATGAAAATGTATCGCTTGCTAAAGCAAAG ggaGTATGGTCAACACTTCCAGTGAATGAAAAGAAGCTTAATGCTGCATTTAGATCAGCGAGGAGtgttattttgatattttctgtAAGAGAGAGTGGCAAATTCCAAG GATTTGCAAGACTTTCTTCAGAATCCCATCATGGAGGATCACCTATACACtgggtgctgcctgcaggaatGAATGCAAAAATGTTGGGAGGTGTCTTTAAAATTGACTGGATTTGTAG GCGTGAATTGCCGTTCACTAAGTCTGCTCACCTGACCAATCCTTGGAACGAACATAAGCCAGTAAAGATTGGACGCGATGgacag GAGATTGAGCCGGAATGTGGAACCCAGCTTTgccttctgttccctcctgatGAAAGTATTGACTTGTATCAAGTCATTCATAAAATGAGGCACAAGAGAAGAATGCACTCACAGCCCCGATCAAGAGGACGCCCATCCCGTCGTGACCCCGTTCGGGACGTGGGAAG GCGTCGACCAGAAGATTATGATATTCataacagcagaaagaaaccaAGGATTGACTATCCCCCTGAGTTTCACCAAAGACCAG GGTATATAAAGGATCCCAGGTATCCTGAAGTAGACAG ACGATTTTCAGGAGTTCGACGGGATGTGTTTTTAAATGGG TCCTACAATGATTACGTGAGAGAATTCCACAACATGGGACCACCACCACCGTGGCAAGGAATG CCACCGTATCCAGGCATGGAGCAGCCACCACACCACCCTTATTATCAGCACCATGCACCTCCACCTCAAGCTCACCCGCCATACTCAGGACATCATCCTGTACCACACGAAGCAAGATACAGAGACAAACGAGTA CACGACTATGACATGAGAGTGGACGACTTTCTCCGCCGCACACAAGCAGTTGTCAGCGGTCGGAGAAGCAGGCCTCGGGAGAGGGACCGAGAGCGGGAACGGGACCGTCCTAGAgataacagaagagacagagaACGGGACAGAGGCCGCGATcgggaaagggagagagagaggatttGTGACCGGGACAGAGACAGAGGTGAAAGAGGTAGATACCGAAGATAA
- the YTHDC1 gene encoding YTH domain-containing protein 1 isoform X4 translates to MAADSREEKDGELNVLDDILTDAPDQDDELYNPDSEQDKSEKKGSKRKSDRMESAENKRQKPSLHSSRQMMPKPPSSSVSNNKRIVSTKGKPISEYKNEEYQRSDRNKRPDGDRKTRMSSSSRDPYKGQPEKTCMRKRDLDRRAKSSTPDGSERIRHDVDRRPSRSSHSSKEEVNSEEYCSDHETGSSGSSEQGNTENEGMEEEEDDEGEEDEEVEEDGEEDEEEYEQDERDQKEGNDYDTRSEASDSDSESASFTDGSVRSASGSDASDEKKKERKRARGISPIVFDRSGSSASESYADQTSKLKYILQDARFFLIKSNNHENVSLAKAKGVWSTLPVNEKKLNAAFRSARSVILIFSVRESGKFQGFARLSSESHHGGSPIHWVLPAGMNAKMLGGVFKIDWICRRELPFTKSAHLTNPWNEHKPVKIGRDGQEIEPECGTQLCLLFPPDESIDLYQVIHKMRHKRRMHSQPRSRGRPSRRDPVRDVGRRRPEDYDIHNSRKKPRIDYPPEFHQRPGYIKDPRYPEVDRRFSGVRRDVFLNGSYNDYVREFHNMGPPPPWQGMPPYPGMEQPPHHPYYQHHAPPPQAHPPYSGHHPVPHEARYRDKRVHDYDMRVDDFLRRTQAVVSGRRSRPRERDRERERDRPRDNRRDRERDRGRDRERERERICDRDRDRGERGRYRR, encoded by the exons aTGGCGGCGGACAGCCGGGAGGAGAAAG ATGGTGAATTGAATGTCCTGGATGACATTTTGACTGATGCTCCTGACCAAGATGATGAGTTATATAACCCTGATAGTGAGCAAgacaaaagtgaaaaaaagg gatcaaaaagaaaaagcgaCAGGATGGAAAGCGCTGAAAACAAGAGACAGAAACCTTCTCTGCATTCGTCAAGGCAGATGATGCCAAAGCCTCCTAGTTCATCAGTTAGCAATAACAAGAGAATAGTGAGTACGAAAGGAAAGCCAATATCAGAATACAAGAATGAGGAGTATCAGAGGTCTGACAGAAACAAGCGTCCAGATGGTGATCGAAAGACACGCATGTCAAGCAGCTCCAGGGATCCTTATAAAGGACAGCCAGAAAAGACTTGCATGAGGAAGAGGGATCTTGACAGAAGGGCAAAGTCTTCCACACCAGATGGTTCAGAG AGAATCAGACATGATGTGGATAGAAGACCAAGCAGATCCAGCCATTCTTCTAAAGAAGAGGTGAACTCTGAGGAATATTGTTCAGATCATGAGACTGGCAGTAGTGGCTCCTCTGAACAAGGCAATACAGAAAATGAGGgaatggaagaagaagaagatgatgaaggggaggaggatgaagaggtGGAAGAAGATGGGGAAGAGGATGAAGAAGAGTATGAACAGGATGAGAGAGAtcagaaggaaggaaatgacTATGACACACGGAGTGAAGCCAGTGATTCTGATTCTGAATCTGCCTCGTTCACAGATGGATCAGTCAGATCTGCATCTGGTTCAGATGCGTCAG atgagaaaaagaaggaaaggaagagagcaaGAGGTATCTCTCCAATTGTTTTTGATAGAAGTGGAAGTTCTGCATCAGAATCCTATGcag ACCAAACAAGTAAACTCAAATACATTCTCCAGGATGCAAGATTCTTTCTCATCAAGAGTAATAACCATGAAAATGTATCGCTTGCTAAAGCAAAG ggaGTATGGTCAACACTTCCAGTGAATGAAAAGAAGCTTAATGCTGCATTTAGATCAGCGAGGAGtgttattttgatattttctgtAAGAGAGAGTGGCAAATTCCAAG GATTTGCAAGACTTTCTTCAGAATCCCATCATGGAGGATCACCTATACACtgggtgctgcctgcaggaatGAATGCAAAAATGTTGGGAGGTGTCTTTAAAATTGACTGGATTTGTAG GCGTGAATTGCCGTTCACTAAGTCTGCTCACCTGACCAATCCTTGGAACGAACATAAGCCAGTAAAGATTGGACGCGATGgacag GAGATTGAGCCGGAATGTGGAACCCAGCTTTgccttctgttccctcctgatGAAAGTATTGACTTGTATCAAGTCATTCATAAAATGAGGCACAAGAGAAGAATGCACTCACAGCCCCGATCAAGAGGACGCCCATCCCGTCGTGACCCCGTTCGGGACGTGGGAAG GCGTCGACCAGAAGATTATGATATTCataacagcagaaagaaaccaAGGATTGACTATCCCCCTGAGTTTCACCAAAGACCAG GGTATATAAAGGATCCCAGGTATCCTGAAGTAGACAG ACGATTTTCAGGAGTTCGACGGGATGTGTTTTTAAATGGG TCCTACAATGATTACGTGAGAGAATTCCACAACATGGGACCACCACCACCGTGGCAAGGAATG CCACCGTATCCAGGCATGGAGCAGCCACCACACCACCCTTATTATCAGCACCATGCACCTCCACCTCAAGCTCACCCGCCATACTCAGGACATCATCCTGTACCACACGAAGCAAGATACAGAGACAAACGAGTA CACGACTATGACATGAGAGTGGACGACTTTCTCCGCCGCACACAAGCAGTTGTCAGCGGTCGGAGAAGCAGGCCTCGGGAGAGGGACCGAGAGCGGGAACGGGACCGTCCTAGAgataacagaagagacagagaACGGGACAGAGGCCGCGATcgggaaagggagagagagaggatttGTGACCGGGACAGAGACAGAGGTGAAAGAGGTAGATACCGAAGATAA
- the YTHDC1 gene encoding YTH domain-containing protein 1 isoform X2, whose translation MAADSREEKGELNLFMEGSNTPRSQHKMSCRRAQLGVSVVKWTHVDLPPSAVMNYGELNVLDDILTDAPDQDDELYNPDSEQDKSEKKGSKRKSDRMESAENKRQKPSLHSSRQMMPKPPSSSVSNNKRIVSTKGKPISEYKNEEYQRSDRNKRPDGDRKTRMSSSSRDPYKGQPEKTCMRKRDLDRRAKSSTPDGSERIRHDVDRRPSRSSHSSKEEVNSEEYCSDHETGSSGSSEQGNTENEGMEEEEDDEGEEDEEVEEDGEEDEEEYEQDERDQKEGNDYDTRSEASDSDSESASFTDGSVRSASGSDASDEKKKERKRARGISPIVFDRSGSSASESYADQTSKLKYILQDARFFLIKSNNHENVSLAKAKGVWSTLPVNEKKLNAAFRSARSVILIFSVRESGKFQGFARLSSESHHGGSPIHWVLPAGMNAKMLGGVFKIDWICRRELPFTKSAHLTNPWNEHKPVKIGRDGQEIEPECGTQLCLLFPPDESIDLYQVIHKMRHKRRMHSQPRSRGRPSRRDPVRDVGRRRPEDYDIHNSRKKPRIDYPPEFHQRPGYIKDPRYPEVDRRFSGVRRDVFLNGSYNDYVREFHNMGPPPPWQGMPPYPGMEQPPHHPYYQHHAPPPQAHPPYSGHHPVPHEARYRDKRVHDYDMRVDDFLRRTQAVVSGRRSRPRERDRERERDRPRDNRRDRERDRGRDRERERERICDRDRDRGERGRYRR comes from the exons aTGGCGGCGGACAGCCGGGAGGAGAAAG GTGAGTTAAATTTGTTCATGGAGGGATCCAACACACCCCGGAGTCAACATAAGATGAGTTGCAGGAGAGCCCAGTTGGGAGTGTCTGTAGTGAAATGGACCCATGTGGACCTTCCCCCTTCAGCAGTGATGAACT ATGGTGAATTGAATGTCCTGGATGACATTTTGACTGATGCTCCTGACCAAGATGATGAGTTATATAACCCTGATAGTGAGCAAgacaaaagtgaaaaaaagg gatcaaaaagaaaaagcgaCAGGATGGAAAGCGCTGAAAACAAGAGACAGAAACCTTCTCTGCATTCGTCAAGGCAGATGATGCCAAAGCCTCCTAGTTCATCAGTTAGCAATAACAAGAGAATAGTGAGTACGAAAGGAAAGCCAATATCAGAATACAAGAATGAGGAGTATCAGAGGTCTGACAGAAACAAGCGTCCAGATGGTGATCGAAAGACACGCATGTCAAGCAGCTCCAGGGATCCTTATAAAGGACAGCCAGAAAAGACTTGCATGAGGAAGAGGGATCTTGACAGAAGGGCAAAGTCTTCCACACCAGATGGTTCAGAG AGAATCAGACATGATGTGGATAGAAGACCAAGCAGATCCAGCCATTCTTCTAAAGAAGAGGTGAACTCTGAGGAATATTGTTCAGATCATGAGACTGGCAGTAGTGGCTCCTCTGAACAAGGCAATACAGAAAATGAGGgaatggaagaagaagaagatgatgaaggggaggaggatgaagaggtGGAAGAAGATGGGGAAGAGGATGAAGAAGAGTATGAACAGGATGAGAGAGAtcagaaggaaggaaatgacTATGACACACGGAGTGAAGCCAGTGATTCTGATTCTGAATCTGCCTCGTTCACAGATGGATCAGTCAGATCTGCATCTGGTTCAGATGCGTCAG atgagaaaaagaaggaaaggaagagagcaaGAGGTATCTCTCCAATTGTTTTTGATAGAAGTGGAAGTTCTGCATCAGAATCCTATGcag ACCAAACAAGTAAACTCAAATACATTCTCCAGGATGCAAGATTCTTTCTCATCAAGAGTAATAACCATGAAAATGTATCGCTTGCTAAAGCAAAG ggaGTATGGTCAACACTTCCAGTGAATGAAAAGAAGCTTAATGCTGCATTTAGATCAGCGAGGAGtgttattttgatattttctgtAAGAGAGAGTGGCAAATTCCAAG GATTTGCAAGACTTTCTTCAGAATCCCATCATGGAGGATCACCTATACACtgggtgctgcctgcaggaatGAATGCAAAAATGTTGGGAGGTGTCTTTAAAATTGACTGGATTTGTAG GCGTGAATTGCCGTTCACTAAGTCTGCTCACCTGACCAATCCTTGGAACGAACATAAGCCAGTAAAGATTGGACGCGATGgacag GAGATTGAGCCGGAATGTGGAACCCAGCTTTgccttctgttccctcctgatGAAAGTATTGACTTGTATCAAGTCATTCATAAAATGAGGCACAAGAGAAGAATGCACTCACAGCCCCGATCAAGAGGACGCCCATCCCGTCGTGACCCCGTTCGGGACGTGGGAAG GCGTCGACCAGAAGATTATGATATTCataacagcagaaagaaaccaAGGATTGACTATCCCCCTGAGTTTCACCAAAGACCAG GGTATATAAAGGATCCCAGGTATCCTGAAGTAGACAG ACGATTTTCAGGAGTTCGACGGGATGTGTTTTTAAATGGG TCCTACAATGATTACGTGAGAGAATTCCACAACATGGGACCACCACCACCGTGGCAAGGAATG CCACCGTATCCAGGCATGGAGCAGCCACCACACCACCCTTATTATCAGCACCATGCACCTCCACCTCAAGCTCACCCGCCATACTCAGGACATCATCCTGTACCACACGAAGCAAGATACAGAGACAAACGAGTA CACGACTATGACATGAGAGTGGACGACTTTCTCCGCCGCACACAAGCAGTTGTCAGCGGTCGGAGAAGCAGGCCTCGGGAGAGGGACCGAGAGCGGGAACGGGACCGTCCTAGAgataacagaagagacagagaACGGGACAGAGGCCGCGATcgggaaagggagagagagaggatttGTGACCGGGACAGAGACAGAGGTGAAAGAGGTAGATACCGAAGATAA